aaaaaaaaaaaaaaaaaatgtttcaaAACATACAAACTATAATATTAGATATAAACGATGGTGAAATGAAAACAGGTTATTCAGGCGAATGTACGCCAAGATATAATTCTAATTTAATTTTAGGATTACCATTAGGCCATAATGCTACATTGAAACATACTATATTTCCATTATTACCAAATGTTAAAAGAGATAATgtagaattattatatggaataaaatatatatatgacgaaaataataatagtagatATGATATCAATTTTGATGTAATGGAAAAATTGTTTGAGGGTATTTCAGGTAGTAAAGCATTAGACGATAATTTCCAAGATCATCCTATTTTATTAACAGAACCTAATAAAACAGATAGAAAATATCGAGAGAAATTTACAGAACTTATGTTCGAATCATATAATGTGTatcaattatttttatctagaAGAAGTGTTTTGTCTTGTTATGGATGTGCTAGAACATCAGGATTAGTATTACACGTAGAAAAAAATTGTACTAATTTATGTGGTATTCAAGAAGGTTATGTCTTTCAAAAACATATAGAAGAAGCACCTATTGGTGGAGATTTAATAgatagaatatatttatcatacttagaaaatattaaaaatttaaaaatatatccttatttctctattgaaaaaaatacaaataatttagataataaaaattatgatataaaaatattaaaatgccCTTTAGTTACAAaatcttattatttatggGGATCACTCTATGTTGTTAATcaaatgaaagaaaatataataaatgattctCAAAACATAAccgaaaaaaataaaaataaaaataataataataataattctgaTCTATACGAAcacaaaaatgtatataagtTACCAGATGGTCAAATAATTGATGATAATACAACAGAATCATTAAAACTTATTTTCccttatatattctttagaaaaaaatataatcaaaacaatataaataaattatgtacAAATACAgaaatatttcaaaattttgattttaatgaattttataattccttaaaaaatttaaaattaccaatattacataaatataattataaaatcaaTACAACTAATTCtattatagaaaaaatacCAGATAATTCATTAGACAAAACAACCAATATATGTTATTCTGATCAAATAGATAgcttttttgaaatatttgaCGGATTACaagattttattaaaaagggaattttatcattcatatcatctaatataaatattgacGATGTTCTTaactttttaattataactGGAGAATCAACCATGCTCCATAATTTTGTAGGATTATTAAAATCCTACTTACCCTTTATAGATaccataaaagaaaaaagtacTAAGCTAATTTATAGCAAAGGACCTGATAGAAAATGTAACTGCTTTATTGGTGCCTCCATTTTATCATCTCTTGGTACATTCCCCCAATTCTGTATGACCAAAAGTGAGTATGAAGAATATGGAGTTAGAAATATTGTGGACAAAAAGTGTGCCTAATggaaaaatgtatatataaaataaatatattatattatattatattatattatattatattatattatattatattatattatattatattatattatattatattatatatattttttttttttttactgtTTTGTTTgatattctttattattactattattttttctttttttaattccttttattgttttaaaattcttatgatttttatgtttatttttttaaatatttttttattcttattgttttttaataacttatatatacatatatatatatatatatatatatatttcagtttttattttttttttttaatttgttttgttttattctattttttttttttttttttttttttttttttgcatctTTACATTATGAAcacaaatatttaaatatataaatatgattaaaATATTTGTGATTTTTTTGGAATAAAAACTTTATTAGTTAAGCATATAAGcacataaataattaaacaCACATTGTTCtagacaatatatataatatatattatatatatatatattatttaaataaaaaatattttaagtaATCCTttctattttaaaaaaaaaaaaaaaagcatttcatctttttcaaaacgtatttatatgatgaccattgttttattctttttataagaatgataatatttaaaacaaCATACTACCAAGAGTAATGAAAGATTGAAAGAATGAACGAATGAAAGATTGAAAGAATGAACGAATGAAAGATTGAAAGAATGAACGAATGAAAGATTGAAAGAATGAACGAATGAAAGATTGAAAGAATGAACGAATGAAAGATTGAAAGAATGAACGAATGAAAGATTGAAAGAATGAACGAATGAGAGattgaaaaaatgaaagattGAAAGAATGAAAGGTTGAAAGAATGAAAGGTTGAAAGAATGAAAGGTTGAAAGAATGAAAGGTTGAAAGAATGAAAGGTTGAAATAATGAAAGATTGAaagaatgaaatatatatcgCTTTCTTGTTCTTAATTAAATGACACTTATTTcataacattatataaaattatttattttttattttaatgtatacttaataataatataacctaaaaaatattcttattatatataatgtttcattattttttccaatattaataaaataatatccccaaataaaaaggatatatataagaaatatacatatttcaaaaaatatatattaataaaaataaataaaatataatatgtatatatatatatagatattatatatgtataatttattatttttttactattattcaaattttgttaaaatcatatattttttttcataactataattattaataaaatatatatatttttatttatttatttatttatttattcaagttatatatattatatatatatatatatataataatatatatttaccatATGGAACTaattatattactttttaatatttaacgtatatattttatattatacatatattatatacatacccATTATTATAGGCATTTTGTGAtagttaataatattttatatatactaaaaaaaaaaaaaaaaaaaaaaaaagaattaaaaacagaaagaataatataaatatatttttatttttaattgatagttgaaagaaaatatatttatatattcatgtaaattacatattattcaatatatatatatatatataattcatatttttttttttatattttataaccttttccatttataatatatatattaacatgaTTAATTTGAATAAGgaaattttatatgaaaatatatgtttccataagaattaataatattcatataaataaataatgaataattaattatctcattaaaaagaaaaatatatatatatatatatataatcttaaGTGTTAATCggtatattatcatatatatatatatatatttatatttatatttatttatttatatttatttatatgtatttgttttttttttaatttgttcatatatatataagatggAAAATAGTGATTCGAATAAAGACCTTCAAGATTCCAAATCAGATAAAAGTACATCATGGGTAAAATGGTTTAATAATAGAGCATTAAGTAATTTTTTAGTAGAAGTagataatgaatatattacagattcatttaatttatatggaTTAAAAACGGAGATCCCTAATTTTAATCATCTCTTATCAATAATAGCTGGGGATGCACCTGAAGATGATGACGATTCAAAAAATAGCTTTTCAAAAGAttgtatatgtttatattcattaatacATGCAAGATTTATAACAACACCAAAAGGTTTATCATTAAtgaaagataaatatattaaaggtGATTTTGGTACTTGTCCAAGAGTAAGTTGTGCTCAACATAATGTATTACCCATTGGTTTGTTTGATCAGATGAAAATTGCCAAAGTTCATGTATATTGCCCTCTATGTCaagaaatttataaaatacatgAAGATGAAAAAGTTTATTTAGATGGATCCTTTTTTGGAACATCTTTCCCTCATATTCTTTTACAAACCTATCCATATTATGCTACATTAAAAACTCCACCCTATTGTTCTTCTAAAATTTTTGGATTTAAtgtttatcataattttacAAGAACCGAATATAAATTAGCTAAAGGGGAATTTGGAATCATAACCAGAGAAaattttcttaaaaaaaatccaAAGTATTTTAAAAAGCTTAGAAAGGAAGAACTACAAATTTCTGAAACGTAAACATAAacctaaatatatttaaatttatatgtatatgtaatataatagaTATTGTGTACATCTCATATTTTAATgcacaataaaataaatagacttttattttatttaggagaacattttcataatatatataaaagatatcaaataattatttgtagTAATAGCcaatatattcaaatattaaataaataaataaatatatatatatatatatatatatgtacataaatattttaaaatgtaaaataaaatgttttttttttttttttataataacatagCAATGTTTCACACACaagaaaaaatacaataaaataaagtaaaGACATACTTATTTTCCATCCACTTCTTgaaagataatatatttataaattatttatttttaatgaatGTTGAGGtgtctattatatatatataaacatatacatttcatcattattattattttttttcttttttttttacatttttttctttttttggttatataaagataatttTTATAGACACCTTTTTCTTATGATCATGTCTAATTTTAAGATCagtttgttatatatatatgtgattcctttgcatattattttatttgtatatcttaaaatatttacatatatatatatatatatatttatcaaaaatatataaaaaaaaaaaaaaatttatataatatatatatatatatatatatatatatatacatattttttttttttttttttttaagaattttataaaatttataagtttaataatttaatttaaattttttttttttttttttttttttttccaaagAACAATTAtctaattattatttatacgaaatcatattttaataataaaaaaagataagatttttaatataaatatattatatatataaatcattattatgttccgaaaaaaaaaaggataaattatatatccgTTTTAACACAAAATATCCTTGCGTTACTTCTATTTGATTTGATTAtgtgattattatattttttattgataTCCTAATAATtctattaaatatacatattacaaTCTGTCTTTGAGCACTTatgtaaaaagaaataagaaataaaaaatgcaaTAGTTATAATTTTGATGCTATAGGTAATCAtgtatacatacacataaattcattattttacctttattttaaatttgagttcattttattttttcataaaataggttcaataaaattttatattaacacatttaaaaagataaataaagaaggaaaaggaaaatgaaataaaatgaatgaaaagaaaaaaatatatacgtatatatgtataattaaaaaaacaaaaacaaaaaaaaaaaaaaaaacctaaatatataccataattgtttttttcttattgtatttccattattcattttacattacataaattttttcttttttttttttctttttttttttttaaatatcataaattatatctttttgatgtttcatttttttaatttcatttttcatttttttaatttcatttttcatttttttttttttttcttttttttcctatgAACTATTTATgcatttcattttatagcTTACGCTTTTATATTgctatttattttattttaagtttatttttttttttttatcttattttttcattaaaacaACAAACTAAcgcataaaaagaaaatttatcatatcctttattttatattctatacaaaaataaaaatgaagaatataaaccaaataaatatataaaacatttatatataacttttcttaacacacaaaaaacaaaaataaaaaaaaaaaagggaaaaatgaaaaaaagaaaaatacatGACCTTATATTTtgtgcaaaaaaaaaaaaacaaacaaaagaaatataataataaaaacacacACGTTGATTGTattagcaaaaaaaaaaaaaaaaaagaaaaaagtaacttaagaaaaaaaatataatatatattatatatatatatatatatagcaaGTTAGAAATGTATTAAAACAcacttattttatatataaacatatatttatataatattcttttttattctattcaaacattatatgatttattttttatttttatatataaaatcatattacatatatatttttcataatatttcaattaaaattatatatataataaaaaaaaaaaaataaaaaaaaaaaaaataaaaaaaataatagttatatatgtataattgtgtttgatatatatttatatatatatatatatataagatatttatatataataacaattaaagaacttaaaaaaaataagaaaagaaaaagaaaaaataaaagaagtaatatgaatgaaaaaaatagtaACATAGAACGATCCCTTAATATTatgtaagaaaaaaaaaaaaaaaatgaaatgaaaaagaaattattgtGCTTAAGATtatcatatcatatataaatatatatcttataacAATTTATTTAGTTCAATATCCCTCTTGGTATAttgtgttattatatataaatatattgcatttccatttatacatatacataatattataacattttaatatatatttttctgaGTGATCATCATTGTGTATGCATATCCtctataaaatttatatatagtgtTCACATGCATTGAAATAATTAATacattacattttatatatataaaaagaaatgtggtcaaaaagaaaaaaaaataagcaaatgtaaataaaatatatatatatatatatatatatatatatatatatatatatatatatgcatatacatatgaagttattatttttgccttattttaaaaaaaaatttcgaAAATAGAAATTTTTTCTATTACTCACATGATGTTCTTTAGCTGTAAAAGAAAacatcataataaatatatagttattcacatgtatatatatatatatatatatatatatatatatatatatatataatattttaaatgaataaaaatatattaattatatacacatatatattattatatatataataataataataataataataataataataataataataattatgtactatttttatttatttaaaataagtGTACTAGAAAAATTAAGcagataaaatattatgtacattataacaatatatataagaagaaaaaaaatatttatgtgtaattcaa
This Plasmodium falciparum 3D7 genome assembly, chromosome: 11 DNA region includes the following protein-coding sequences:
- a CDS encoding casein kinase II beta chain gives rise to the protein MENSDSNKDLQDSKSDKSTSWVKWFNNRALSNFLVEVDNEYITDSFNLYGLKTEIPNFNHLLSIIAGDAPEDDDDSKNSFSKDCICLYSLIHARFITTPKGLSLMKDKYIKGDFGTCPRVSCAQHNVLPIGLFDQMKIAKVHVYCPLCQEIYKIHEDEKVYLDGSFFGTSFPHILLQTYPYYATLKTPPYCSSKIFGFNVYHNFTRTEYKLAKGEFGIITRENFLKKNPKYFKKLRKEELQISET
- a CDS encoding actin-like protein, putative, which gives rise to MFQNIQTIILDINDGEMKTGYSGECTPRYNSNLILGLPLGHNATLKHTIFPLLPNVKRDNVELLYGIKYIYDENNNSRYDINFDVMEKLFEGISGSKALDDNFQDHPILLTEPNKTDRKYREKFTELMFESYNVYQLFLSRRSVLSCYGCARTSGLVLHVEKNCTNLCGIQEGYVFQKHIEEAPIGGDLIDRIYLSYLENIKNLKIYPYFSIEKNTNNLDNKNYDIKILKCPLVTKSYYLWGSLYVVNQMKENIINDSQNITEKNKNKNNNNNNSDLYEHKNVYKLPDGQIIDDNTTESLKLIFPYIFFRKKYNQNNINKLCTNTEIFQNFDFNEFYNSLKNLKLPILHKYNYKINTTNSIIEKIPDNSLDKTTNICYSDQIDSFFEIFDGLQDFIKKGILSFISSNINIDDVLNFLIITGESTMLHNFVGLLKSYLPFIDTIKEKSTKLIYSKGPDRKCNCFIGASILSSLGTFPQFCMTKSEYEEYGVRNIVDKKCA